Within the Miscanthus floridulus cultivar M001 chromosome 2, ASM1932011v1, whole genome shotgun sequence genome, the region TAGCCCCCATGAATACAAACAGGTGGGCTAAAAGtggggctaaactttagccacCCATTTTTCATTAGCCTCTCCAAGGTGGGCCAAAGAGGGCTAAAAATGGTCATGTGGGGTAAAAGACGCATATTATCCCCACCCGTCCCTATGCATGGTTGTGCATGTATATTAATTAGGGGCAATGGGTTATGGTAGGGTACATGGCTAATCTTTAGCCCTGGATCCAAACAGCTCTATGGGATAAACTTTAGCCCATTTGTTCTGAGGGCTAATCTTTAGACTAGGCTAAATTTAGCCCATAGATCCCAATAGAGCCTAAGCTGTATTAGAACATGAGCCGACGAAAGAGGTTAAatatgagattttttttttaaactaaataTGAGAATTTTGATTAGTTTTGAGCCTCAAATTTTGTCAATGAAATTGCCCCACTTATTTTCCTTTCTTAAACTTAAATTGTGCCACTTAATGTCCCTTAAACTTATCGGTCACGCAGGAGCATGGGATGATAGATTATGTGGACAAAAGCAATACTCCTATGTTTTGTTTTGCAAAAATCATGTCTATCGTACCACTACGATGCTTttgttcttttttatttatttatatattctCTGCGCCCCCGAAATGTTACTGATATTTGCTTGGTGTGGTCAAACAGGAGCCATGTGAGGTAAACAGGTCTCtgagtctgttcgcttgttggattcagtcagggcttatcagtcagctaataatgtttttctctcacaatgaaCCTGCATCGGccaggcttatcagcccagaaaccaacgagcgaacggACCCTATAAGACAATCATAGGTTTGGTGGAAATCAAAGAGGGGACCCTTTTTGAGATATTTACCGATGAATATATCACATTTGATTTGACCGAGTCCGGTTCCTGTAAAAATCTCAGTCTCGTGACGAGATAGTAGCAAGGAGATTGAGAAAGCGGTTCACGGGCATACATACATCCATACCTGGCTCTGTCTGGAAGGAAAGGCGCCGCCGTGACGAACAggtccggccggccggccggcgtgaAGAAACTGTTGGGCGAGGCGATGGCGAGGCAATGGGCCAGGTTGCCGGCGGCATGTAGGCCATGGGCTAGGGACAGGGAAGGCAGGGGCCAGAGCACTATAATTCGACGACGCCGACGTGGTTTGTAGCCTTGCGTGTGATTACGAttattatgattatgattatggAGGAGAGGCGATGGGGACGATGACTCGGCGGGCCGATACGAATTTGGAACGGGACGCGAGCCTATCCGCAGCGGCGTCAGCGTCCACGTGTTTTTCGACACGTTTTGCTGTTTGCCCAACTACCGCTCAGTCAGGGGGTGTTAGCTTGGTGAAAGTCGGaaatttggctacggtagcactttcatttttatttgacaaatagtattcaatcatagattaattaggctcaaaatattcgtctcgcaatttccaactaaactgtgcaattagtttttttcatctatatttaatactccatacacgtatcacaagattcgatgtaatgactactatagcactttttagaaATTTAGGGtgagaactaaacacgcgctcagtGAGCCCAGCATCCTAGTATACTGCCTGTTCCAAATCCAACGTCGAACTGCTCAGGTTTGCCATGTGACGCCGTACCcagtagtatatatatacacacaccccTCTGAAGCTTGTTTTGGAACGTACACGTTCTACAAAGAATTCAAAGGAAGATTCAGGGGTGAATGAGAAAAAACAAAGATTCTATTGTCACGCTCACGGTGTTAGAAATTTAGACAATTTTAATattaatttaatctagaaaatattAAGAATAGATTTGTGGCTTCATATATGTGTACGTGTGATCTAAGTGATCTAAACATGTAGATGACACTAATGATCATGATTTTAATCAATGAAGATAGGGGATGAATTAGAACATACCCAGCGACACTAGAGCAGGTTGCGCTAGTCGACATAGCGCTTGTTGGAGTCAGTATAGAAAGGTTGCAGTGCCCATCTCCCACCGATGCCACAAACGCCGAGAAGAAGATGAGGTTGTCGAAGGATCGAGCAGTCGCGCAGTCACTCTTCGAAAACCTGATAGCcgcccttcacccgagcaggtgaacaCACTTGGTTTCGGAGGCCTGCTCTCCCTGTTCCGGTGCTTGCAAGGACCGAGGCAGGAAGGCTTGGCCGCAGCGGAAACCTCGTGGATGTCTTGCACGCGTGAGAGACAAGGCAGACTGAATGTTTGAAGAGGGTCTTTGCTTTTATCTCGAATGGCCGAGTTTACATCCTTCGTGGCTTTGGCCTCAGGTTTTTGCTGTACCGCCAGACCGTTAGAAGGTTTGTTCGacttaccctatattcggcttattcggcttattttttcagtcggaacagtatttttctctcataacaatttaGTCGAAGCAGTGTTTTTAGTCAATTTTAGCTAAGTTTCAGTCCAGCGAACGAGCCTCTTAGCTTCTGAACCGGGTGGCTCTAGAGATATCGCAGCACCGGCGTCTGCAGTCAGGAAACTCAGGACAGCGGCAGCTGGTAACTGCACAACATGGGGTGTTGCTTTGCATTGCCATTTGCCACTCAGATATTTGTCTCGTCATTAACAGCAATCGAATCTGCCATCCGTAGCCGCAGGGCAGGGCGAGCGCATGTGGCAACAGTGAAGCTCTCGACAGCGAAATGCCAGGGCAAGCGTTGAGGACACTTCTATCCATTTTTTACTCCCTACTCATATCAATATCTCACCGGGCCATGTTATGTTAGAAAGAGAACAGGGAGATGCGTAATCCACACCGAAATGTATCCATCAATCTTCGTTTACAGATCACTAACAAGTACTCCCTCTACTAGCAGTGGTATGTAGTTGTTGATTACAGATCACCAGATCACTGTACACTTGCTTCCATCCTCTCCCCGTGTTGCCTCAAATCAAATGGCTCAACGAGGAGAGGAGGAACGGAGCCAAGATTCGAGTTGCGTTCTACTGCGGCTTCACTGGCGGCGACCCGCTGGtctcgccgccgccgagcccgGACTCCAAGTCGCGGTCTTGGTTCTgctgcgccggcggcggcgtgggcgtgGCGCCGCTGCAGCCCAGCAGCCGCCGTAGGGCGGCTACTCTGGCCGCCTCCACGACCGCCGCGACTCCGGCGATGGGCCCTGGGACCGCCTGCGGCAGCGACACGGGCGGCGGTGCCGCTGGtgccggcgcggcggcgccccgGGTGCTGACGGCGTCCTGGGAGCCGAAGAAGAGGACGTTGGTGGGGAAGTTGGGCGACTCCGGGTCCGCCTCGGGCGCCGCCCGCGGCGGCACGGGCTtggcgtcgtcctcctcctcggcgACCGCGCAGCGGCACAGCGGGCAGGTGGAGTAGGACCGCAGCCACATGTCGACGCACTCCACGTGGAAGGCGTGGCCGCACCGGGGGAGCACGCGGGCCGCCTCCCCGGGGCCCACCTCGGCGATGCACACTGCGCAGTCCGCGGGCGGGTCCCCGGCGCCCACCTCCTTCCTCGGCAGCGCCGCGATGGCGGCCTCGtccatgccgccgccgctgccgtggcACCCCGCGCCCGCGAACACGAAGCGGGCCCGGCCCCTGTCGTGGAGATCGCCGCCGCCGATGGTGGCGGCGGTGCCGCGGTAGCGCTTGGCGCAGAGGAAGAGGTAGAAGCTGATGACGAAGGTGATGaagatggccgccgccgccgccagcatcgtcgccgccgctgccacgGAGGTGCCCGTCACCGGCATCGGGGCGTCGGCTCCAGATCCCCTTTTCTCcttgtcttcctcctcctcctcccaggaAGCAGGCTGTTCCCCAGCTTTCTTGGCTGGCTAAGACTGGCTTGGCTCTATGCTGGGTTCGGTTCTTGGCCGCGGtggaggccggcggcggcgcgctctGAGATTGGGAGTggctactagctagctagctagtgggGGAATTGGGTGGAGTCGGAGAGGGTTCTGGCGTGTATATATACGAAGTGATTGGGATGGGGAAGGAGGAGCGTGTGTGATTTGGATTGCAGGTGGAGGTGGGTTTGGAGGGACGGGGGGAGAAGTGGAGGAGAACAGCGACGCTGGCAGTGTGGCAGGCCGACTAGCGGTCACTGGCTCACAGATTAATAATTTTAGCAGTGCTGCCTCGGTCAAAAAAGAAGTAACCTTTACATTTATCCCAAATTAATAATTTTATATCTGATTAAGTCCATATATAAGATTGTATATATTTTTAAAGAATTAATATTAGTTTTTATTTTGTTTGTACCAGTAAACACGTTTGTGCTTTCCAATAGGACATACAGTTTGGTACAAGTGATTACTTGAACGACTTTACACATCCTCGTCTTGGGATTGATAATATCGTAGTGTGACTGGATGTGTGTTGTTTTAACTGATATGGGTAATGGGTAACAATGTCATGcatttaaattcattttgagGTAAGACTCGGGCATCGTGCATAAACAATCTTCTCTAGCTCCTACCACGGGCACATGAGAAAATAGCGAACCATGGAAACACTTTGTATTCTAATTTGTTTGAAATCAGACATGCACcgtacttaggccctgtttgttttAATGAGACGAGGGACTATAGACTAAATTTTAGTTTCTCTGAACCAAACACCAGAGATTAAAATAGGGACTAGAGACTAAAATACATAAGTCCCTTGGGTGAGACTTATTAGGACTAAAGGGACCAAATTGACACCACATGCCCCACATTTGTTGCCGGTCCCCACCccttctttctctctctactcCCTCGCTCTCGCCTCTCGCCCGATGTGTCGCCCCACCCTGACCCATCTGTCGCGCGGTGGCCTGGCCAGAGTTCGCCCTGCGCGTC harbors:
- the LOC136539720 gene encoding E3 ubiquitin-protein ligase EL5-like; translated protein: MPVTGTSVAAAATMLAAAAAIFITFVISFYLFLCAKRYRGTAATIGGGDLHDRGRARFVFAGAGCHGSGGGMDEAAIAALPRKEVGAGDPPADCAVCIAEVGPGEAARVLPRCGHAFHVECVDMWLRSYSTCPLCRCAVAEEEDDAKPVPPRAAPEADPESPNFPTNVLFFGSQDAVSTRGAAAPAPAAPPPVSLPQAVPGPIAGVAAVVEAARVAALRRLLGCSGATPTPPPAQQNQDRDLESGLGGGETSGSPPVKPQ